One Pseudomonas tolaasii NCPPB 2192 genomic window carries:
- a CDS encoding efflux RND transporter permease subunit, whose amino-acid sequence MSSHHNDKATFLERLIFNNRPAVIVICLLVSIFLFWQATLIRPSTSFEKMIPLKHPFIEKMMEHRNDLANLGNTVRISVEARDGDIFTKEYMETLRQINDEVFYISGVDRSGLKSLWSPSVRWTEVTEEGFAGGEVIPQSYNGSPASLDQLRNNVLKSGQVGRLVANDFKSSIVDIPLLESYPDPQDQGKLLALDYQKFSHELEDKIRTKFQEQNPNVQIHIVGFAKKVGDLIDGLIMVVLFFGVAFAITLVLLLWFTNCLRSTIAVLSTTLVAVVWQLGLMHAAGFGLDPYSMLVPFLIFAIGISHGVQKINGIALQSSEADNALTAARRTFRQLFLPGMIAILADAVGFITLLIIDIGVIRELAIGASIGVAVIVFTNLILLPVAISYVGISKRAIAKSKKDANREHAFWRLLSKFASPKVAPVSIFLALIAFGGGLWYSQNLKIGDLDQGAPELRPDSRYNKDNNFIISNYSTSSDVLVVMVKTKAEGCSRYEAMDPIDQLMWKMQNTEGVQSAISLVTVSKQMIKGMNEGNLKWETLSRNPDVLNNSIARADGLYNNNCSLAPVLVFLNDHKAETLDRAVHAVQDFARENNKDGLEFILAAGNAGIEAATNEVIKESELTILILVYLCVATMCMITFRSWAATLCIVLPLVLTSVLGNALMAFMGIGVKVATLPVVALGVGIGVDYGIYIYSRLESFLRAGLPLQEAYYQTLKSTGKAVLFTGLCLAIGVCTWIFSAIKFQADMGLMLTFMLLWNMFGALWLLPALARFLIKPEKLAGQKGNSLFAH is encoded by the coding sequence ATGAGCAGTCATCACAACGATAAAGCGACCTTTCTTGAGCGCCTGATCTTCAACAACCGTCCGGCAGTGATTGTCATCTGCCTGCTGGTGAGCATTTTCCTGTTTTGGCAGGCGACGTTGATTCGCCCGTCCACCAGCTTTGAAAAGATGATCCCGCTCAAGCACCCCTTCATCGAAAAGATGATGGAGCATCGCAATGACCTGGCCAACCTGGGCAACACGGTGCGCATTTCGGTGGAGGCCAGGGACGGCGACATCTTCACCAAGGAATACATGGAGACCCTGCGTCAGATCAACGACGAGGTGTTCTACATCTCCGGCGTTGACCGTTCGGGCCTCAAGTCGCTGTGGAGCCCCAGCGTGCGCTGGACCGAAGTGACCGAAGAAGGTTTTGCCGGCGGTGAAGTGATCCCGCAAAGCTACAACGGCTCGCCGGCGAGCCTCGATCAACTGCGCAACAACGTGCTCAAGTCCGGCCAGGTCGGGCGTCTGGTGGCCAACGACTTCAAATCGAGCATCGTCGATATTCCGCTGCTGGAGTCCTACCCGGACCCGCAAGACCAAGGCAAGCTGCTCGCCCTCGACTACCAGAAGTTTTCCCACGAGCTTGAAGACAAGATTCGCACCAAGTTTCAGGAACAGAACCCCAACGTGCAGATCCACATCGTCGGCTTCGCCAAAAAAGTCGGCGACCTGATCGATGGCCTGATCATGGTGGTGCTGTTCTTCGGCGTGGCATTCGCCATCACTCTGGTGCTGCTGCTGTGGTTCACCAACTGCCTGCGCAGCACCATCGCGGTGTTGAGCACCACGCTGGTGGCGGTGGTCTGGCAACTGGGGCTGATGCATGCGGCAGGCTTCGGGCTTGATCCGTACTCGATGCTGGTGCCGTTTCTGATCTTCGCTATCGGCATTTCCCACGGTGTACAGAAAATCAACGGCATCGCCCTGCAATCCAGCGAGGCCGACAACGCGCTGACTGCCGCGCGCCGCACTTTCCGCCAACTGTTCCTGCCGGGCATGATCGCGATTCTTGCCGACGCCGTGGGCTTTATCACGTTGCTGATCATCGACATCGGCGTGATCCGCGAGCTGGCCATCGGCGCGTCCATCGGTGTGGCGGTGATTGTGTTCACCAACCTGATCCTGCTGCCTGTGGCAATTTCCTACGTGGGCATCAGCAAACGCGCGATCGCCAAGAGTAAAAAGGATGCAAACCGCGAGCATGCGTTCTGGCGCCTGCTGTCGAAGTTTGCCAGTCCAAAAGTCGCGCCGGTGTCGATCTTCCTGGCGCTGATCGCCTTTGGCGGCGGCCTCTGGTACAGCCAGAACCTCAAGATCGGCGACCTCGACCAGGGCGCGCCGGAACTGCGCCCCGACTCGCGCTACAACAAGGACAACAACTTCATCATCAGCAACTATTCCACCAGCTCCGACGTGCTGGTGGTGATGGTCAAGACCAAGGCCGAAGGCTGCTCGCGCTACGAAGCCATGGACCCGATCGACCAGTTGATGTGGAAGATGCAGAACACCGAGGGCGTGCAATCGGCGATCTCACTGGTGACCGTGTCCAAACAGATGATCAAGGGCATGAACGAGGGCAACCTGAAATGGGAAACCCTGTCGCGCAACCCGGATGTGCTGAACAACTCCATCGCCCGCGCCGACGGCCTGTACAACAACAACTGCTCGCTGGCGCCAGTGTTGGTGTTCCTCAACGATCACAAGGCCGAAACCCTCGACCGCGCGGTGCATGCGGTGCAGGACTTCGCCAGGGAGAACAACAAGGACGGCCTGGAATTCATCCTTGCCGCCGGTAACGCCGGGATCGAAGCGGCCACCAATGAGGTGATCAAAGAGTCGGAGCTGACCATCCTGATTCTGGTGTACCTGTGTGTTGCAACCATGTGCATGATCACGTTCCGCTCCTGGGCGGCGACCCTGTGCATCGTGCTGCCGCTGGTGCTGACCTCGGTACTGGGCAACGCACTGATGGCGTTCATGGGCATTGGCGTCAAGGTCGCGACCTTGCCGGTAGTGGCCTTGGGCGTGGGGATTGGCGTGGACTACGGCATCTACATCTACAGCCGCCTGGAAAGCTTCCTGCGCGCGGGGCTGCCGCTGCAAGAGGCGTATTACCAGACGCTCAAGTCCACCGGTAAAGCCGTGTTGTTCACCGGCCTGTGCCTGGCGATCGGCGTGTGCACCTGGATCTTCTCGGCCATCAAGTTCCAGGCCGATATGGGCCTGATGCTGACCTTCATGCTGCTGTGGAACATGTTCGGTGCGCTGTGGCTGCTGCCGGCACTGGCGCGGTTCCTGATCAAACCGGAGAAGCTCGCGGGGCAGAAGGGCAATTCGTTGTTTGCCCACTGA
- a CDS encoding WD40/YVTN/BNR-like repeat-containing protein produces the protein MGWHVCRPRAARKAALLATALSLLAGAAWATPVPAARDTAATPVFAIESPKAAKGLMIDVVHAGKRLVAVGDRGHILYSDDQGSTWAQAKVPTRQLLTAVFFVDDKQGWAVGHDAQILASSDGGATWTQQFQDLKREAPLLDIWFKDAAHGLAVGAYGALIETDDGGKTWEDVSDRLDNEDQFHLNAIAYIKDAGLFIVGEQGSMFRSSDDGQTWEKLEGPYEGSLFGVISTAQPQTLLAYGLRGNLYRSTDFGTTWEQVELNAARGALEFGLSGATLLEDGSIVVVGNGGSVVVSHDDGQTFSVFNRPDRISLSSVTAAGNGNLILAGQGGVRVATPAGAELSK, from the coding sequence ATGGGTTGGCATGTCTGCCGCCCGCGCGCCGCACGCAAGGCTGCGTTGCTGGCCACAGCGCTCTCGCTGCTTGCAGGTGCGGCGTGGGCGACGCCGGTGCCGGCAGCCCGCGATACCGCTGCAACACCCGTGTTTGCGATTGAATCCCCCAAGGCCGCCAAGGGCCTGATGATCGACGTGGTGCATGCGGGCAAACGCCTGGTGGCGGTCGGTGATCGCGGGCACATTCTCTATTCCGATGATCAGGGCAGTACCTGGGCCCAAGCCAAAGTACCGACCCGCCAGTTGCTCACCGCCGTGTTCTTTGTCGATGACAAGCAGGGTTGGGCCGTGGGCCATGACGCACAAATCCTCGCCAGTTCCGATGGCGGCGCCACCTGGACCCAACAATTTCAAGACCTCAAGCGCGAAGCGCCGTTGCTCGACATCTGGTTCAAGGACGCCGCCCACGGCCTGGCCGTGGGTGCCTACGGTGCGCTGATTGAAACCGATGACGGCGGCAAAACCTGGGAAGACGTCAGCGATCGCCTCGACAACGAAGATCAGTTCCACCTCAATGCCATCGCCTACATCAAGGATGCTGGCCTGTTTATCGTCGGTGAGCAGGGCAGCATGTTCCGCTCCAGCGACGACGGCCAGACCTGGGAAAAGCTCGAAGGGCCTTACGAGGGCTCGTTGTTTGGCGTGATCAGCACCGCCCAGCCTCAGACCCTGCTGGCATATGGTTTGCGGGGCAATCTGTACCGTTCCACTGATTTTGGTACCACCTGGGAGCAGGTCGAGTTGAACGCGGCGCGGGGAGCGCTGGAGTTCGGCTTGTCGGGGGCGACCTTGCTGGAGGACGGCTCAATTGTCGTCGTCGGCAATGGCGGCAGCGTGGTGGTCAGCCACGATGACGGCCAGACGTTCAGCGTGTTCAACCGTCCGGACCGCATTTCGCTTTCTTCCGTCACGGCGGCAGGCAACGGCAACTTGATTCTGGCCGGGCAGGGCGGTGTTCGTGTCGCCACGCCAGCCGGCGCTGAGCTCTCAAAATAA